The Candidatus Margulisiibacteriota bacterium DNA segment AAAAAAGGAATTACAGTTGTCAGATGATGATTATCGCAAGATATTGCATAACATTGCAGGTGTTACAACCTCCAAAGACCTGGATGAACAAAAGTTCAGGAAGCTTATGCATTATTTTGTTCGAAGCAAATACTACAAGCTCAACCAGAACGGATTGACGATAAAACAAAAATTGTATGTCCAGTATTTGGGTAACCAGCTTAAATGGACAGAAGAACATCTGAATAATTTCATCAGGAAATATTATAAACAGAATAACCTTAATGAAATTTCCAAAAAAGATGCTTCAAAGCTTATAGAATCCTTAAAAAAAATAATTGAAAAACATTAAAGTGAAAACATAATTGTTATAAATTTGGTAAATAGTATATTATTTAAATATGTTTAATAAAACTAAACAAAAAAAACTTGTTGAAAATCCCGTAAAGAGTGAATGCGCTTTACATGCTGCCACTCTGAATACCGCTGGAAAACCCGGCGATTACGTTAAAATTACACTTTTTAGCTACTCTGAAGATAAATTTGAAGAAAAAGAACTGAAAGAAGTTAGGGAATATCTTGATTACAAAGAAAAGAAGAGCATTTCCTGGATAAACATTGACGGGGTTCATGACCATAAAATAATAAAAGACGTGGAAGAAATGCTGGGCTTGCATCCTCTTGTTATCGAGGATCTGACCAATACTTCGCAAAGGCCGAAATATGAGGACTTCGGAGATTATATTTTTATACTGTTAAAAATGTTGGAGGATAATAAAGAAAGGAACGAAATAGACATTGAACAGGTTAGCCTGATAATAACCAAAGACCTGGTTGTTTCCTTTCAGGAAGATAAAGAAGGAGATGTTTTTGAATGTATCCGCGACAGGATCAGGAACAATCGCGGGAAAATAAGAGCCCTGAAGGCAGACTATCTGGCCTATTCATTAATTGACGCAATAGTTGATTATTGTTTCAGTATTTTGGAAAAAATCGGAGAAACTATTGAAGAAATGGAAACTGATATTATTAAAGATCCTGATATAAAAACAATAGAATCAATACATAAGTTAAAAAGAGAAATAACCTATTTAAGAAGATCAATCTGGCCCTTAAGAGATGTTATAAATGAATTTTTAAGAGAGGAATCCAGTATCGTTTCAGAATCAAGCAAAGTATTTATACGGGATGTATACAATCATACAGTTCAATTAATCGATATTATTGAGACATGCAGAGATATGGTTACGGTTTTACTGGATATTTATGTAACCAGCATAAATAATAAGCTGAATGAGATTATGAAAGTTTTGGCTGTAATTGCTACGATTTTTATGCCATTAAGCTTTATTGCCAGTCTTTATGGTATGAATTTTAAATATATGCCCGAACTTGGCTGGCATTTCGGTTACCCCATGGCCCTAACCATCATGGCTGTTATTTTTATTTCTATGCTTGTTTATTTTAAAACCAAGAAGTGGTTTTAGTGAAGATAGTTTATGGCTACCATTGTTTTACTGACAATTTCTAACATCTTCATGACAGTGGCCTGGTATGGGCACTTGAGGTTTACGAAATCTCCTATATGGATAGCTATTTTTGTTAGCTGGATAATAGCCTTTGCCGAATACTGCTTCCAGGT contains these protein-coding regions:
- a CDS encoding DUF1018 domain-containing protein, giving the protein KKELQLSDDDYRKILHNIAGVTTSKDLDEQKFRKLMHYFVRSKYYKLNQNGLTIKQKLYVQYLGNQLKWTEEHLNNFIRKYYKQNNLNEISKKDASKLIESLKKIIEKH
- the corA gene encoding magnesium/cobalt transporter CorA, whose amino-acid sequence is MFNKTKQKKLVENPVKSECALHAATLNTAGKPGDYVKITLFSYSEDKFEEKELKEVREYLDYKEKKSISWINIDGVHDHKIIKDVEEMLGLHPLVIEDLTNTSQRPKYEDFGDYIFILLKMLEDNKERNEIDIEQVSLIITKDLVVSFQEDKEGDVFECIRDRIRNNRGKIRALKADYLAYSLIDAIVDYCFSILEKIGETIEEMETDIIKDPDIKTIESIHKLKREITYLRRSIWPLRDVINEFLREESSIVSESSKVFIRDVYNHTVQLIDIIETCRDMVTVLLDIYVTSINNKLNEIMKVLAVIATIFMPLSFIASLYGMNFKYMPELGWHFGYPMALTIMAVIFISMLVYFKTKKWF